Proteins from one Eriocheir sinensis breed Jianghai 21 chromosome 27, ASM2467909v1, whole genome shotgun sequence genomic window:
- the LOC127004289 gene encoding soluble scavenger receptor cysteine-rich domain-containing protein SSC5D-like — protein sequence MKPHTAAPHHTASHHLESPHYTRLQHHTIPQHHTTPDCSTTPYRITTLHQTAAPHQTASPHYTRLQHHTRPHHHTTPDCSTTPDHITPPYITTPDHITPPYITTPDHITPPYITTPDHITPPYITTPDHITPPYITTPDRITPPYITTPNHIITPDNITTPDHFTTLHQTAAPHQTTSFHQT from the coding sequence ACTGCAGCACCACACCATACCGCATCACACCACCTTGAATCACCACACTACACCAGACTGCAGCACCACACCATACCGCAACACCACACTACACCAGACTGCAGCACCACACCATACCGCATCACCACACTACACCAGACTGCAGCACCACACCAGACCGCATCACCACACTACACCAGACTGCAGCACCACACCAGACCGCATCACCACACTACACCAGACTGCAGCACCACACCAGACCACATCACACCACCCTACATCACCACACCAGACCACATCACACCACCCTACATCACCACACCAGACCACATCACACCACCCTACATCACCACACCAGACCACATCACACCACCCTACATCACCACACCAGACCACATCACACCACCCTACATCACCACACCAGACCGCATCACACCACCCTACATCACCACACCAAACCACATCATTACACCAGACAACATCACCACACCAGACCACTTCACCACACTACATCAGACTGCAGCACCACACCAAACCACATCATTTCACCAGACATGA